The following coding sequences are from one Acidobacteriota bacterium window:
- a CDS encoding SPFH domain-containing protein: MIQEKSHTAPSGLLVVLGLLAALAVVVVLFIVDVAADSQISFGGLTCILLVLVIAFLLAGVFVVNPNEGRVLQFFGRYVGTVRDQGLRWANPLFTKRRISLRVRNFETERSKVNDTDGNPIEMAAVVVWKVVDTAEATFEVDDYVNYVHVQSESAVRNLATRYPYDTHEEGRISLRGNTEEIAGQLQTEIQGRLHKAGVEVLEARITHLAYAPEIASAMLQRQQAGAIIAARSQIVDGAVSMVEMALENLSRRQIVELDEERKAAMVSNLLVVLCGDKATQPVVNTGTLHQ, from the coding sequence ATGATCCAGGAGAAATCGCACACCGCCCCGTCGGGGCTGCTCGTCGTGCTCGGGCTGCTGGCCGCGCTCGCGGTCGTCGTCGTGCTGTTCATCGTGGATGTCGCCGCCGACTCGCAGATCTCGTTCGGCGGTCTGACCTGCATCCTGCTGGTGCTCGTGATCGCGTTCCTGCTGGCCGGGGTCTTCGTGGTCAACCCGAACGAGGGCCGCGTGCTGCAGTTCTTCGGGCGCTACGTGGGCACGGTGCGCGACCAGGGCCTGCGCTGGGCCAATCCGCTCTTCACCAAGCGGCGGATCTCGCTGCGGGTGCGCAACTTCGAGACCGAGCGCTCGAAGGTGAACGACACCGACGGCAACCCGATCGAAATGGCCGCGGTCGTCGTCTGGAAGGTGGTCGACACGGCCGAGGCCACCTTCGAGGTCGACGACTACGTGAACTACGTGCATGTCCAGAGCGAGTCGGCGGTCCGCAACCTGGCGACCCGCTACCCCTACGACACGCACGAGGAGGGGCGGATCTCGCTGCGCGGCAACACGGAGGAGATCGCCGGGCAGTTGCAGACCGAGATCCAGGGCCGGCTCCACAAGGCCGGGGTCGAGGTGCTCGAGGCGCGGATCACCCACCTGGCCTACGCGCCGGAGATCGCCTCGGCGATGCTGCAGCGCCAGCAGGCCGGCGCCATCATCGCGGCCCGCAGCCAGATCGTCGACGGCGCGGTCAGCATGGTGGAGATGGCCCTCGAGAATCTGTCGAGACGCCAGATCGTCGAGCTCGACGAAGAGCGCAAGGCCGCCATGGTCAGCAATCTGCTCGTGGTGCTCTGCGGCGACAAGGCCACCCAACCGGTGGTCAACACCGGCACCCTGCACCAGTAG